Proteins from one Nilaparvata lugens isolate BPH chromosome 10, ASM1435652v1, whole genome shotgun sequence genomic window:
- the LOC111052010 gene encoding uncharacterized protein LOC111052010 isoform X2: protein MGNYLSKVFKRLFDYPIKEKPICFVRQEDYSSTGEPVETGDDDKEAMTQYDNLCNAFFSRLLVERRQSKLLREKDYETAIKSLLETFPGWNEMTMTHLQGIFHLFDKKRSGLIDFKEFCSLVESFGDDSSKDTRRVAFEQTDSDMDGQINYNEFLSVIYNYDPPDEDGHIQGLALKCKTIAEDINFVSKLTVGEQIEYGLF, encoded by the exons ATGGGTAACTATCTATCAAAAGTGTTCAAACGGCTGTTTGATTATCCAATCAAAGAAAAACCAATATGCTTTGTGAGACAAGAGGACTATTCGTCAACTG GAGAACCAGTGGAAACAGGGGACGATGATAAGGAAGCGATGACCCAATACGACAATCTGTGCAACGCGTTCTTCTCACGGCTGCTGGTGGAACGCCGACAGAGCAAGCTGCTGAGAGAGAAGGACTACGAGACGGCCATCAAGAGCCTGCTGGAGACATTTCCCGGCTGGAACGAGATGACCATGACTCATCTGCAGGGAATTTTCCATCTCTTCGACAAGAAGCGCAGCGGTTTGATCGATTTCAAAGAGTT TTGCTCATTGGTGGAAAGCTTTGGAGATGACAGTTCAAAAGACACAAGACGTGTGGCCTTTGAACAAACTGACAGTGATATGGACGGACAGATcaattacaatgaatttctaaGT gtGATCTACAACTACGACCCTCCAGACGAGGATGGTCACATCCAAGGTTTGGCTCTCAAGTGCAAGACGATTGCTGAAGACATCAATTTCGTATCCAAGTTGACAGTTGGAGAGCAAATCGAATATGGACTTTTCTag
- the LOC111052010 gene encoding calmodulin-like protein 1 isoform X4, translating into MKEERRRRTREPVETGDDDKEAMTQYDNLCNAFFSRLLVERRQSKLLREKDYETAIKSLLETFPGWNEMTMTHLQGIFHLFDKKRSGLIDFKEFCSLVESFGDDSSKDTRRVAFEQTDSDMDGQINYNEFLSVIYNYDPPDEDGHIQGLALKCKTIAEDINFVSKLTVGEQIEYGLF; encoded by the exons GAGAACCAGTGGAAACAGGGGACGATGATAAGGAAGCGATGACCCAATACGACAATCTGTGCAACGCGTTCTTCTCACGGCTGCTGGTGGAACGCCGACAGAGCAAGCTGCTGAGAGAGAAGGACTACGAGACGGCCATCAAGAGCCTGCTGGAGACATTTCCCGGCTGGAACGAGATGACCATGACTCATCTGCAGGGAATTTTCCATCTCTTCGACAAGAAGCGCAGCGGTTTGATCGATTTCAAAGAGTT TTGCTCATTGGTGGAAAGCTTTGGAGATGACAGTTCAAAAGACACAAGACGTGTGGCCTTTGAACAAACTGACAGTGATATGGACGGACAGATcaattacaatgaatttctaaGT gtGATCTACAACTACGACCCTCCAGACGAGGATGGTCACATCCAAGGTTTGGCTCTCAAGTGCAAGACGATTGCTGAAGACATCAATTTCGTATCCAAGTTGACAGTTGGAGAGCAAATCGAATATGGACTTTTCTag
- the LOC111052010 gene encoding putative calmodulin-3 isoform X3 — protein MEQIICLKTWLLNKMSKHISREPVETGDDDKEAMTQYDNLCNAFFSRLLVERRQSKLLREKDYETAIKSLLETFPGWNEMTMTHLQGIFHLFDKKRSGLIDFKEFCSLVESFGDDSSKDTRRVAFEQTDSDMDGQINYNEFLSVIYNYDPPDEDGHIQGLALKCKTIAEDINFVSKLTVGEQIEYGLF, from the exons ATGGAGCAGATCATATGTTTGAAAACATGGTTATTGAATAAGATGTCAAAACATATTTCAC GAGAACCAGTGGAAACAGGGGACGATGATAAGGAAGCGATGACCCAATACGACAATCTGTGCAACGCGTTCTTCTCACGGCTGCTGGTGGAACGCCGACAGAGCAAGCTGCTGAGAGAGAAGGACTACGAGACGGCCATCAAGAGCCTGCTGGAGACATTTCCCGGCTGGAACGAGATGACCATGACTCATCTGCAGGGAATTTTCCATCTCTTCGACAAGAAGCGCAGCGGTTTGATCGATTTCAAAGAGTT TTGCTCATTGGTGGAAAGCTTTGGAGATGACAGTTCAAAAGACACAAGACGTGTGGCCTTTGAACAAACTGACAGTGATATGGACGGACAGATcaattacaatgaatttctaaGT gtGATCTACAACTACGACCCTCCAGACGAGGATGGTCACATCCAAGGTTTGGCTCTCAAGTGCAAGACGATTGCTGAAGACATCAATTTCGTATCCAAGTTGACAGTTGGAGAGCAAATCGAATATGGACTTTTCTag
- the LOC111052012 gene encoding sialin, with product MKEVIIEMRPLKPDAGEDSMETDPCLRNENVGSVFDETKVKKKGGGFGTRHLQVLMISLIVINVFATRVNLSVGIVAMTDNTSNPKFPDLNWDTRTKGFVLSSFFWGYLLTQIPAGHLAGKYGPKFIVGGAVLTCGVLTLLTPLVATRVGWKALCVLRFLEGLWTQLGTVVTLCGAGLLADSIGWPSIFYVTGAAAVSCALLWLKAGSDSPAEHSSISAQEKHYIESSLVHSSSSSKSMRVPWKAIATSGPVWALLITHLAQNWGFWTLLTLMPTYINSVLGFNIKSNGSLSALPYLGNFILTLSFSWLADILYKKGIMSISTGRKMWNSIGLWGASSALLALGLFDHSVTSAVTLLILAVALNSGTFIGFLVNHVDLAPNFAGVLMGITNGFSNVASILGPIIAGIILTDETNAEEWKLIFYLSSGIYFFGNLVFVIFGTAQVQTWNDPESESTK from the exons ATGAAAGaagtaataattgaaatgaGACCTCTGAAACCGGATGCTGGAGAAGATTCTATGGAGACTGATCCTTGTCTACGAAATGAAAATGTTGGGAGTGTTTTTGATGAGACAAAGGTCAAGAAGAAAG GTGGAGGTTTTGGTACAAGACACCTTCAAGTGTTGATGATCTCTTTGATTGTGATCAATGTATTCGCAACTAGAGTGAATCTTTCAGTCGGTATAGTGGCAATGACTGATAATACATCAAATCCAAAATTTCcg GATCTAAACTGGGACACCAGAACGAAGGGCTTCGTGTTGAGCTCGTTTTTTTGGGGCTACCTGCTGACCCAGATCCCGGCAGGCCACCTGGCGGGCAAGTATGGGCCCAAATTCATTGTGGGGGGCGCCGTGCTTACTTGTGGAGTGCTCACCCTGCTAACTCCGCTGGTTGCCACCAGAGTGGGCTGGAAGGCGCTTTGTGTGCTCAGGTTTCTGGAGGGGCTTT ggaCACAACTAGGCACAGTGGTAACCCTGTGTGGAGCAGGCCTACTAGCGGATAGCATAGGTTGGCCGTCCATATTCTATGTGACAGGAGCTGCAGCAGTCAGCTGCGCGCTGCTATGGCTGAAGGCTGGATCTGACAGTCCGGCTGAACACAGCTCCATATCAGCCCAGGAGAAGCACTACATCGAATCTTCACTTGTGCACAGTTCTTCCAGCAGCAAG TCAATGAGAGTACCATGGAAGGCGATAGCTACTTCTGGGCCAGTCTGGGCCTTACTGATCACACATCTGGCCCAGAACTGGGGCTTCTGGACACTCCTCACACTCATGCCAACCTACATCAACTCGGTACTTGGATTCAATATCAAAAGT AATGGGAGTTTATCCGCTCTACCCTACCTTGGCAATTTCATTCTCACCCTCAGCTTCTCCTGGTTGGCTGATATTCTATACAAAAAGGGTATCATGTCAATTAGTACTGGTAGAAAGATGTGGAATAGTATTG GTCTGTGGGGCGCATCTTCAGCATTGCTGGCCCTGGGTCTGTTCGACCACTCAGTGACCAGTGCTGTCACCCTCCTCATCCTGGCGGTGGCCCTCAACAGTGGCACTTTCATCGGCTTCCTCGTTAATCACGTCGATTTGGCGCCCAACTTCGCCGGTGTCCTCATGGGAATCACCAATGGCTTCTCCAATGTCGCCTCCATTCTGGGACCAATCATCGCTGGCATCATACTTACTGATGAG ACTAATGCCGAAGAATGGAAACTGATTTTCTATCTGTCATCTGGAATATATTTCTTTGGAAATCTTGTTTTTGTCATTTTTGGAACTGCTCAAGTACAAACATGGAATGATCCTGAGTCTGAATCCACGAAATAA